The following proteins are encoded in a genomic region of Pseudomonas sp. Os17:
- a CDS encoding amino acid ABC transporter ATP-binding protein: MIEVRDLVKVFDTRGQVVRAVDNVTTRVAKGEVLVVIGPSGSGKSTFLRCLNGLEEFDSGSVSIDGLQLADPKTDVNAYRREVGMVFQHFNLFPHMTVLENLCLAQKVVRKRGKQEREVKALALLEKVGIAQKAHEFPSRLSGGQQQRVAIARALAMEPKVMLFDEPTSALDPEMVGEVLDVMKTLALEGMTMVCVTHEMGFAREVADRVLFFDHGKLLEDAAPDVFFEAPKDPRAQAFLRQVL, encoded by the coding sequence GTGATTGAAGTCCGCGATCTGGTAAAAGTCTTCGACACCCGCGGCCAGGTGGTGCGCGCGGTGGATAACGTCACCACCCGAGTGGCCAAGGGCGAGGTGCTGGTGGTGATCGGTCCTTCCGGTTCCGGCAAGTCGACCTTCCTGCGCTGCCTCAACGGCCTGGAAGAGTTCGACTCGGGCTCGGTGAGCATCGACGGCCTGCAACTGGCCGATCCCAAGACCGACGTGAACGCCTATCGCCGGGAAGTCGGCATGGTGTTTCAGCATTTCAACCTGTTTCCCCACATGACCGTGCTGGAAAACCTCTGCCTGGCGCAGAAGGTGGTGCGCAAGCGAGGCAAGCAGGAGCGCGAGGTCAAGGCCCTGGCGCTGCTGGAGAAGGTCGGTATCGCGCAGAAGGCCCATGAGTTTCCTTCACGGCTTTCCGGCGGTCAGCAGCAGCGGGTGGCGATTGCCCGGGCCCTGGCGATGGAGCCCAAGGTGATGCTGTTCGATGAGCCGACCTCGGCCCTGGACCCGGAAATGGTCGGCGAGGTGCTGGACGTGATGAAGACCCTGGCCCTGGAAGGCATGACCATGGTTTGCGTCACCCACGAAATGGGTTTCGCCCGGGAAGTGGCGGATCGGGTGCTGTTCTTCGATCACGGCAAGCTGCTGGAAGATGCGGCGCCGGATGTCTTCTTCGAGGCGCCGAAAGACCCGCGGGCCCAGGCTTTCCTGCGTCAGGTGCTGTAA
- a CDS encoding methyl-accepting chemotaxis protein, whose amino-acid sequence MQRMTLGLRELIGGISDGVTQIASAAEQLSAVTEQTSAGVNSQKVETDQVATAMNEMAATVQEVARNAEEASEAAVAADQQAREGDRVVNEAIAQIERLASEVGNSTEAMGHLKQESDKIGSVLDVIKSVAQQTNLLALNAAIEAARAGEAGRGFAVVADEVRSLAQRTQQSTEEIAELIVGLQSGTQQVASTLDTSRSLSDSSVELTRRAGGSLENITRTVSAIQAMNQQIAAAAEQQSAVAEEINRSVLNVRDVSEQTSSASEETAASSAELARLGIHLQSLVGRFRV is encoded by the coding sequence ATGCAGCGCATGACCCTGGGCCTGCGGGAGCTGATCGGCGGTATCAGCGACGGCGTGACCCAGATCGCCAGCGCCGCCGAACAGCTGTCCGCCGTCACCGAGCAGACCAGCGCCGGGGTCAACAGCCAGAAAGTCGAGACCGACCAAGTGGCCACCGCCATGAATGAAATGGCCGCCACGGTGCAGGAAGTGGCGCGCAACGCCGAAGAGGCGTCGGAGGCCGCAGTAGCCGCCGACCAGCAGGCACGCGAAGGTGATCGGGTGGTCAACGAAGCCATCGCCCAGATCGAGCGCCTGGCCAGCGAGGTGGGCAACTCCACCGAAGCCATGGGCCACCTCAAGCAGGAAAGCGACAAGATCGGCAGCGTGCTGGACGTGATCAAATCCGTGGCCCAGCAGACCAACCTGCTGGCCCTCAACGCCGCCATCGAGGCCGCCCGCGCGGGCGAGGCCGGACGTGGTTTCGCCGTGGTTGCGGACGAGGTGCGCAGCCTGGCCCAACGCACCCAGCAATCCACCGAAGAAATCGCCGAGCTGATCGTCGGCCTGCAAAGCGGCACCCAGCAAGTGGCCAGCACCCTGGACACCAGCCGCAGTCTGAGCGACAGCAGCGTCGAGCTGACCCGCCGGGCCGGCGGTTCCCTGGAGAACATCACCCGCACCGTGTCGGCGATCCAGGCGATGAACCAGCAGATCGCCGCCGCCGCCGAGCAGCAGAGTGCCGTCGCCGAAGAGATCAATCGCAGTGTGTTGAATGTGCGGGATGTGTCCGAACAGACATCATCGGCCAGCGAGGAAACCGCGGCCTCCAGCGCCGAGCTGGCGCGGTTGGGGATTCACTTGCAGAGCCTGGTGGGGCGCTTCCGGGTCTGA
- a CDS encoding 16S rRNA (uracil(1498)-N(3))-methyltransferase: MNLLLLEEADFIAADRVVLRDRRLTHMQEVHRVAVGDSLRVGRIGGLMGSARVLRLETAEAELQISLEQAPPAKLPLTLVLALPRPKMLRRVFQTVATMGVPRLVLVNSYRVEKSFWQTPFLEPEAIREQLILGLEQARDSVLPEVLIEKRFKPFVEDRLPTLCAGTLGLVGHPGQYPPCPRDVDRPVTLAIGPEGGWIPYEIDLLGKAGLQPVQLGERILRVETAVTALLARLF; encoded by the coding sequence GTGAACCTGCTGCTTCTGGAGGAGGCCGACTTCATCGCGGCCGACCGCGTGGTGCTGCGCGATCGACGCCTGACCCACATGCAGGAAGTGCATCGGGTAGCCGTGGGCGACAGCCTGCGCGTGGGGCGCATCGGCGGCTTGATGGGCAGCGCCCGGGTCCTGCGCCTGGAAACAGCCGAAGCCGAACTGCAAATCAGCCTGGAGCAAGCGCCACCGGCCAAGCTGCCACTGACCCTGGTGCTGGCCCTGCCGCGGCCGAAAATGCTGCGCCGGGTGTTTCAGACCGTCGCCACCATGGGTGTGCCGCGGCTGGTGCTGGTCAATAGCTACCGGGTCGAGAAGAGCTTCTGGCAGACCCCGTTCCTTGAACCCGAAGCCATTCGCGAACAACTGATCCTTGGCCTGGAGCAGGCACGCGACAGCGTGCTGCCCGAAGTGCTGATCGAGAAACGCTTCAAGCCCTTCGTCGAGGACCGCTTGCCGACCCTCTGCGCCGGAACCCTGGGACTGGTGGGTCACCCGGGCCAGTACCCGCCCTGCCCACGCGACGTGGATCGACCGGTGACACTGGCCATCGGCCCGGAAGGCGGCTGGATTCCCTACGAGATCGACCTGCTGGGCAAGGCCGGATTGCAACCGGTGCAACTGGGCGAACGCATCCTGCGGGTGGAAACCGCCGTCACCGCCCTTCTCGCCCGCCTGTTCTGA